In Deltaproteobacteria bacterium, a single genomic region encodes these proteins:
- a CDS encoding MFS transporter encodes MEKSGACPRYRWFVLTAASVAIMSCYMNVVAYAPLLGQIAADLNIGMSLAMNLISVTYIVTALALLVSGFFCDKYGTKPALLFGLFLSVVPAMLVPLIGRSFYALLAVRLLQGIAPAFVLVAVGPITSFWFPAKEQGLASGLMMGSLSLGAAVGLLGAPGFAKIMGDWQGAIALLSILGWVGIVLVSLIRREPPVLSAGKGLSLPSTVQESLTVRKALLMPVTWAGALIFFFNAWGFHALYALVPAYLSATPPMGIGLTAVVSGKLSLALTVVGIFAVLAGGVVLDRVFKGNFRIVMAIGFLVTSVFSYLILLPAVFQSPTFLVLSLLLAGWGIPFMGSSTIAFCVSTYPVTMVGRMLGWLGGIGTFGGAVGVFMGNVAIARTGAFNLAIEMISLTALAGFCLSLMLRRRSTVLLPSKSNVLSIQ; translated from the coding sequence ATGGAAAAATCGGGGGCATGCCCGCGTTATCGGTGGTTTGTGCTGACCGCTGCCAGCGTTGCCATAATGTCCTGCTATATGAACGTCGTCGCGTATGCGCCTTTGCTGGGGCAGATAGCGGCTGATCTGAATATAGGCATGAGCCTTGCGATGAATCTCATCTCAGTAACCTATATCGTCACGGCTTTGGCTCTTCTGGTGTCGGGGTTTTTTTGTGACAAATACGGCACAAAACCGGCCTTGCTTTTTGGACTTTTCCTTTCCGTCGTGCCTGCCATGCTGGTGCCTTTGATTGGGCGCAGTTTCTATGCGTTGTTGGCTGTGCGACTACTCCAAGGCATAGCCCCGGCTTTTGTCCTCGTGGCTGTGGGGCCCATCACGAGTTTCTGGTTTCCCGCAAAAGAACAGGGTTTAGCAAGCGGGCTCATGATGGGCTCCTTGTCTCTTGGGGCCGCGGTAGGGTTGTTGGGCGCACCGGGTTTCGCGAAGATCATGGGGGACTGGCAGGGCGCCATTGCCCTATTGTCAATTCTCGGATGGGTCGGCATTGTGCTGGTCTCTCTGATCCGCCGCGAACCACCTGTTCTATCTGCAGGAAAGGGGTTATCCCTCCCTTCCACTGTGCAAGAGTCTCTCACTGTGCGGAAAGCGCTTCTGATGCCGGTAACATGGGCGGGTGCACTTATTTTCTTTTTCAATGCCTGGGGATTTCATGCACTTTACGCCCTCGTTCCGGCCTACCTCTCCGCTACCCCGCCGATGGGAATCGGCCTCACGGCCGTTGTATCCGGAAAGCTCTCCCTTGCCCTGACCGTGGTCGGCATATTTGCCGTTCTTGCCGGGGGCGTTGTCCTTGATCGGGTTTTCAAGGGGAACTTTCGCATAGTCATGGCCATTGGATTCCTGGTTACATCGGTCTTCTCCTATTTGATTCTATTGCCCGCAGTGTTCCAGAGTCCTACTTTCCTTGTCCTGTCACTTCTTCTTGCCGGATGGGGTATTCCGTTCATGGGGTCATCTACCATCGCCTTTTGTGTAAGCACCTATCCCGTGACCATGGTGGGGCGTATGCTGGGATGGCTCGGGGGGATTGGCACCTTCGGCGGCGCAGTGGGTGTCTTCATGGGTAATGTAGCGATCGCTCGTACCGGCGCCTTCAACTTAGCCATAGAAATGATCTCCCTGACGGCTCTGGCGGGCTTCTGCCTCAGCCTGATGCTGAGGAGGCGTTCTACGGTACTCCTGCCATCGAAAAGCAATGTCTTATCAATTCAATGA
- a CDS encoding beta-ketoacyl synthase N-terminal-like domain-containing protein: MRDVYIIGAGMTVFGKHPDRTLRDLGGEACMMAIHDADINPKEIKAGYCGNALGSVLQGETGVGQNVFWEVGINGIPVINVENACATGSTALHQAWQAVTGGFYDMVIVVGVEKAVMPKGTVLNVGAGELEVKLGEVFPGYFALVAQKHMELYGTTREQIAKVSVKNHFNGTLNPHAQFQKLFTVEDVLNSPMIASPLTLYSCCPNSDGAAALILCSEEKVRQANGKAVKVAASVLTTGMYENMRDITTWEVEKRAADEAYRMASFGPEDIDVVEVHDAFTICEIIHYEGLGLCPIGEGGRLIDEGATELGGRIPVNPSGGLLSRGHPIGASGVAQVVEIVWQLRGEAGQRQVRDARVGLAQIMGGNKEGDTRACTVHIMSV, translated from the coding sequence ATGAGGGATGTATATATTATCGGGGCAGGTATGACTGTATTCGGAAAGCATCCTGACAGGACTTTGCGTGATCTTGGGGGCGAGGCCTGCATGATGGCGATTCACGATGCGGATATAAACCCTAAGGAGATTAAAGCTGGTTACTGCGGAAACGCATTAGGTTCCGTATTACAAGGTGAAACCGGGGTGGGTCAAAACGTCTTCTGGGAAGTGGGAATAAATGGTATTCCCGTAATCAACGTAGAAAATGCGTGTGCCACCGGATCCACCGCACTTCATCAGGCTTGGCAGGCGGTCACCGGAGGATTTTATGATATGGTGATTGTCGTCGGTGTTGAGAAGGCGGTCATGCCTAAGGGTACTGTGCTTAATGTAGGTGCTGGAGAATTGGAAGTTAAATTGGGAGAGGTTTTTCCCGGATACTTTGCGCTCGTTGCCCAAAAACATATGGAGCTCTATGGAACGACAAGAGAGCAGATAGCTAAGGTTTCGGTGAAGAACCACTTCAACGGGACGCTTAACCCTCACGCTCAGTTCCAGAAGTTGTTTACTGTAGAAGATGTTCTCAACTCACCTATGATTGCAAGTCCCCTGACCCTCTATTCCTGTTGTCCTAATAGCGACGGTGCGGCAGCCCTGATATTGTGCAGTGAAGAAAAGGTTCGACAGGCTAACGGCAAAGCGGTGAAAGTGGCGGCCTCGGTGTTGACAACAGGAATGTATGAAAACATGCGGGACATTACTACATGGGAAGTAGAAAAAAGGGCAGCGGATGAGGCATACCGGATGGCATCATTTGGTCCCGAAGACATTGATGTTGTTGAGGTCCATGATGCCTTTACCATCTGTGAAATAATCCACTATGAAGGATTGGGTCTGTGCCCGATCGGCGAGGGTGGCCGACTTATCGATGAAGGGGCAACAGAATTGGGTGGGAGAATACCGGTTAACCCTAGTGGTGGGTTGCTATCCAGGGGCCATCCGATTGGCGCATCCGGGGTGGCACAGGTAGTGGAAATCGTATGGCAATTGCGCGGAGAGGCCGGGCAGAGACAGGTGAGGGACGCCCGGGTTGGCCTTGCCCAGATCATGGGCGGAAACAAGGAAGGGGATACCCGGGCCTGTACCGTGCATATCATGTCTGTTTGA
- a CDS encoding histidine phosphatase family protein, with amino-acid sequence MRLTLVRHGETLWNQAKKIQGIADIELSNLGLEQAEKLALSLQNENFDRIISSPLKRAYATAQAIAVHHALPITVENDLHELNAGELEGLTFPELQLRYGEFLSKWLGDHSSVTMPQGESLQDVQDRVWPVIQRITKTSENALVVSHSFVIITILCKARNLSLSHAKEMRVGVASKTCLEVENGTMDVVSFNDTDHLRHS; translated from the coding sequence TTGCGGCTGACCCTCGTTAGACACGGTGAAACACTCTGGAATCAGGCGAAAAAGATCCAGGGCATTGCGGACATTGAGCTGAGCAATCTGGGCCTCGAGCAGGCTGAGAAACTCGCCCTTTCCTTGCAGAACGAAAATTTTGACAGGATAATCAGCAGTCCCTTGAAGCGGGCCTACGCTACGGCCCAGGCCATCGCCGTGCATCACGCACTGCCCATTACCGTGGAAAATGATTTGCACGAACTGAATGCCGGAGAACTTGAAGGCCTGACTTTTCCTGAACTCCAGCTCCGCTATGGCGAATTTCTGAGCAAGTGGCTGGGCGACCATTCCTCCGTGACCATGCCGCAAGGCGAGTCGTTGCAGGATGTGCAGGATCGCGTATGGCCGGTCATCCAGAGGATCACAAAAACGTCTGAAAATGCCCTCGTCGTCTCCCACAGTTTTGTAATTATAACCATCCTCTGCAAAGCCCGGAATCTGAGCCTTTCTCATGCGAAAGAAATGCGCGTGGGCGTAGCCTCCAAGACCTGTCTGGAGGTTGAAAACGGCACGATGGATGTGGTGTCATTCAACGATACTGATCATTTGCGCCATAGTTGA
- a CDS encoding HD domain-containing protein — translation MDSEQTKIDAIVNLSKELNQVKDIDILMEHILTMARTFAGADAGSIYLKEGNNLKFSYTQNETLQKRLPEGEKLIYKNFEIPVNKESIAGYVALTGQSLNIEDTERMDPTLPFHFNRAFDEASGYWTSCMLSIPLKTIRGNIVGVLQVINAKRGGEQNTCFYGETERTMDIFAGMAAIALERAQMTRQMILRTIKMAEMRDPSETGPHVNRVGGFAVEIYESWAKKNGVPTEQIHTNRDTLRMAAMLHDVGKVAISDTILKKPSRLTEDEYAIMKQHTILGANLFADKSSEFDETAGEVALYHHERWDGKGYPGYVSPKKVSESNGMSGNVRINAGADVPLYGRITAIADVFDALSSKRSYKQPWPEEEVLREMDAGKGSSFDPELIDHFFLCLPVLRQIQERYKDEEHDGKGGIGKS, via the coding sequence ATGGATTCAGAGCAGACAAAGATAGATGCCATAGTAAATTTAAGCAAGGAGCTTAACCAGGTCAAAGACATAGATATTCTGATGGAGCATATCCTTACAATGGCAAGGACCTTTGCCGGTGCAGACGCCGGATCAATTTATCTAAAAGAGGGCAATAATCTTAAATTCAGCTACACTCAGAATGAGACGCTCCAGAAACGCCTGCCGGAAGGCGAAAAGCTGATCTATAAAAATTTTGAAATCCCTGTCAACAAAGAAAGTATTGCCGGCTATGTGGCCTTGACCGGTCAGTCATTGAATATTGAAGATACAGAGCGAATGGATCCGACACTTCCCTTTCATTTCAATCGCGCTTTTGACGAGGCTTCCGGTTATTGGACCAGTTGCATGTTGAGCATTCCTCTCAAAACTATCCGAGGTAATATAGTGGGTGTCCTACAGGTTATAAACGCCAAGCGAGGGGGGGAGCAAAATACTTGTTTTTACGGAGAAACAGAAAGAACCATGGATATATTTGCCGGAATGGCTGCAATTGCGCTTGAGCGTGCGCAGATGACACGACAGATGATTTTGAGAACAATCAAGATGGCCGAAATGCGCGACCCTTCAGAAACCGGTCCCCACGTAAATCGGGTTGGAGGTTTTGCCGTTGAGATCTATGAGTCATGGGCGAAAAAAAACGGGGTGCCCACGGAGCAAATCCATACCAATAGAGATACCTTGAGGATGGCCGCGATGCTTCATGATGTTGGAAAAGTGGCTATTTCCGACACCATATTAAAAAAACCGAGCCGTCTTACCGAAGATGAATATGCAATAATGAAGCAGCATACCATTTTAGGTGCCAATTTATTTGCTGATAAGAGTTCCGAGTTTGATGAGACGGCAGGTGAAGTTGCCCTGTATCACCATGAGCGCTGGGATGGGAAAGGATATCCTGGTTATGTGAGCCCGAAAAAGGTATCAGAGAGTAATGGAATGTCCGGAAACGTTAGGATAAATGCTGGCGCCGATGTTCCCCTCTATGGAAGGATAACGGCTATTGCCGATGTATTTGATGCACTATCTTCAAAACGGAGTTACAAGCAGCCATGGCCGGAGGAGGAGGTGCTGCGGGAAATGGATGCCGGCAAGGGATCAAGTTTTGATCCGGAACTGATTGATCATTTCTTTTTATGCCTCCCTGTACTGCGACAAATACAGGAACGATATAAGGATGAAGAACATGATGGTAAGGGGGGTATTGGGAAAAGCTGA
- the uvrC gene encoding excinuclease ABC subunit UvrC: MTEHWQDDIKNAPRAPGVYIMKDGDGKVIYVGKANDLGIRTRAYLNLTDKRSMLPFLTSRIRSVEFIVTETEKEALILENNLIKQHRPRYNIFFRDDKTYFSIRIELQKQPFPRLQLVRQVKKDGARYFGPYPSSSAAKETLHFLQSIFSLRTCQDRVFTNHHRRPCLEYQIKRCLAPCAGLVDGDTYGRLVRDSIVFLEGRGKGLLADLAARMKTAAAELNFEEACLLRDRIAAIETTLEKQRIVSAQFKDQDVFGLYRKGDQTQILVFQIRNGKLLGKNAFPLIGLRTESAEILSALIIQYYDGNSDIPAEIIIPCPLEDGAVIAEWLTDKRGKKASLRTPRQGPARDLLMMAADNAQSMFEAGQQGRDNAEAALLQLTRTLGLKNTPRHMEGVDISNVSGKYAVGSLVTFEDGRPWKEGYRRYRIRTIAEMDDYGMMREILHRRYAKRENLPDLLMVDGGKGQLNVATTLCHDLGIDSVDIISLAKEKSTTSPVSLTKLEDRVYLPRRKDPVYIARYPQACFLLQQLRDEAHRFALAYHHKLKERQDFHSLLDEIPGIGKARKKELLSHFGDIEKVTAAATEDLQKVKGISKGLADIVHAFLNNKGQLQNSSHRCSV, translated from the coding sequence ATGACCGAACATTGGCAGGATGACATCAAAAACGCACCGCGGGCGCCCGGCGTCTATATAATGAAAGACGGCGACGGCAAGGTCATCTACGTGGGTAAGGCCAATGACCTCGGAATCCGCACCCGCGCCTATCTTAATCTCACGGACAAGCGTTCCATGCTCCCCTTTCTGACTTCCAGGATCAGGTCCGTGGAATTTATCGTCACGGAGACGGAAAAAGAAGCGTTAATCCTCGAAAACAACTTAATCAAGCAGCACCGTCCGCGCTATAATATATTTTTCCGCGATGACAAGACCTATTTCAGCATCCGGATCGAGCTGCAAAAACAGCCCTTCCCGCGGCTGCAGTTAGTAAGACAGGTAAAAAAAGACGGGGCGCGGTATTTTGGCCCCTACCCTTCCAGCAGTGCGGCCAAGGAAACACTCCATTTTCTGCAATCCATCTTCTCACTGCGCACGTGCCAGGACCGGGTATTTACCAACCACCATCGCCGACCCTGCCTTGAATACCAGATCAAGCGCTGTCTCGCCCCCTGCGCCGGCCTCGTGGATGGCGACACTTATGGTCGCCTGGTCAGGGATAGTATCGTTTTTCTGGAAGGCCGGGGCAAAGGATTGCTTGCTGATCTTGCTGCACGGATGAAAACTGCCGCCGCCGAGCTGAACTTTGAGGAAGCGTGCCTGCTCAGAGACCGGATCGCCGCGATCGAAACGACGCTGGAAAAGCAGCGGATCGTATCTGCCCAGTTCAAGGATCAGGATGTCTTCGGACTTTACCGCAAGGGGGACCAGACCCAGATCCTGGTTTTTCAGATCAGAAACGGAAAGCTGCTCGGAAAGAATGCATTTCCTCTCATCGGACTCAGGACGGAATCGGCTGAAATATTGTCGGCGCTGATAATCCAGTATTATGATGGCAACAGCGATATACCAGCCGAAATTATCATCCCCTGCCCTCTTGAAGACGGCGCGGTGATCGCCGAATGGCTCACCGACAAAAGAGGCAAGAAGGCCTCTCTGCGTACGCCTAGACAGGGCCCGGCCAGGGATCTTTTAATGATGGCCGCCGACAATGCGCAAAGCATGTTCGAGGCGGGACAGCAAGGTCGGGATAATGCTGAGGCCGCTCTGCTGCAACTGACTCGGACGCTGGGGCTTAAAAACACGCCCCGGCACATGGAAGGCGTGGATATTTCCAATGTCTCCGGGAAATACGCCGTCGGTTCGCTCGTAACCTTCGAGGACGGCAGGCCCTGGAAAGAAGGCTACCGCCGCTATCGCATCCGCACCATAGCGGAAATGGACGACTATGGCATGATGCGCGAAATCCTGCACAGACGCTATGCCAAAAGAGAAAATTTGCCCGATCTCCTGATGGTGGATGGCGGCAAGGGTCAACTCAATGTCGCCACTACCCTCTGCCATGATCTGGGTATTGACAGCGTTGATATCATCAGCCTGGCCAAGGAAAAATCTACTACTTCGCCGGTATCACTCACCAAGTTGGAAGACCGGGTTTACCTGCCCCGCCGCAAAGATCCTGTTTACATTGCCCGATATCCACAGGCCTGCTTTCTGCTTCAGCAACTGCGGGACGAGGCCCATCGCTTTGCCCTGGCCTATCACCATAAGTTGAAAGAGCGGCAGGATTTTCATTCTCTTTTGGACGAAATCCCGGGGATAGGCAAGGCCAGGAAAAAGGAATTACTTTCCCATTTCGGCGATATCGAAAAAGTTACCGCCGCTGCCACAGAAGACTTGCAAAAGGTCAAGGGAATCAGTAAGGGGCTCGCAGATATTGTGCATGCTTTTCTAAATAACAAGGGCCAATTGCAAAACTCGTCACACCGGTGCTCTGTTTAG
- a CDS encoding MGMT family protein — protein MEINFSVPEAGPQRWSDFYRQVWTATSHIPRGKVSTYGQVASNISHPRAARAVGTALGANPFPLLIPCHRVILASGELGNYSAGGPAAKRRLLAREGVFFDSRGRVIKPVHPVAS, from the coding sequence ATGGAGATTAACTTTTCTGTCCCGGAAGCGGGACCACAACGCTGGAGCGACTTCTACCGGCAGGTATGGACAGCGACCAGCCATATTCCGCGTGGGAAAGTAAGCACCTATGGTCAGGTGGCGAGTAATATCTCTCATCCCCGTGCTGCCCGGGCGGTGGGAACGGCGCTGGGGGCAAATCCCTTTCCCCTGCTGATCCCCTGCCACCGGGTTATATTAGCGAGCGGTGAGTTGGGTAATTATTCCGCCGGAGGTCCAGCAGCCAAGCGACGGCTGCTCGCCAGGGAGGGCGTGTTTTTTGACAGCCGGGGCCGGGTAATAAAACCGGTTCACCCGGTTGCTTCGTAA
- a CDS encoding OB-fold domain-containing protein, which translates to MKDDADMPTSLAEVEQEIGQEWIFVQSGLFNYPLADGEAPALLANRCRHCSTSFFPKRTICPYCVRQDFENITLGKRGVIYASTMVYIDSSVGINAPYAFGYVDIPENKVRVFALFTGDDPSSFLPGSEVELVLGPVGKNDAGKKVIGYMFKRVLG; encoded by the coding sequence ATGAAAGATGATGCGGATATGCCGACCTCACTTGCAGAAGTAGAACAAGAAATCGGTCAGGAATGGATTTTCGTTCAATCGGGGTTGTTTAATTATCCACTCGCTGATGGAGAGGCCCCCGCACTTCTTGCCAATCGCTGCCGGCATTGCAGTACGAGCTTTTTCCCCAAAAGAACCATTTGTCCCTATTGTGTAAGACAAGATTTTGAGAACATAACCCTTGGAAAACGAGGTGTTATTTACGCCTCCACAATGGTTTACATTGACTCATCAGTTGGCATAAATGCGCCGTATGCCTTTGGATATGTTGATATACCGGAAAACAAGGTACGTGTTTTTGCTCTTTTTACTGGTGATGATCCCTCATCGTTTCTTCCGGGCAGCGAAGTTGAACTGGTATTGGGACCTGTGGGCAAAAACGACGCGGGAAAGAAAGTTATCGGCTATATGTTTAAACGCGTACTTGGTTAG